A single Fusobacterium hominis DNA region contains:
- the xdh gene encoding selenium-dependent xanthine dehydrogenase has product MEDKFTFIVNGKTIVTTEDVNLLDFLRDDLGLISVKDGCKEGACGTCTILVDGKAMKSCIFTTKKIANKEITTIEGFTSREKEVFAYAFTECGAVQCGFCIPGMVIAAKALFLKTLDPTKEEVKKALVGNICRCTGYKKIEEAIMLAAKIFRENIPVPKRECKGLIGTNVHRVDAQAKTLGTAKYAEDYSVDGMCFASAVRSKYPRARVISIDYSEALKLDGVIGVLTAKDVPGKNNIGHLEFISDWDGFIPEGEITRYIGDSIALVVAKDKKTLAKAKELVHVEYEELPGLFTPEEAMADGAPLIHSKPNNILVKEILKRGNSEEAIKNSKYVVTNTYYTPATEHAYLEPECALAIPTEDGVQLYTSSQSVFDEQREVSRFLGLEREQVRVIAAYVGGGFGGKEDMTVQHHAALAAFIFKKPVQVLLTRQESINISTKRHAMKIEMTTACDENGKLTAMKAKLLSDTGAYASLGGPVLQRACTHAAGPYNYQNIDIEGIAVYTNNQPGGAFRGFGVTQSAFAIEANINQLAELVGISPWEIRYRNAIRPGQVLPNGQIADEGTALVETLEAVKDVYENNKIVGIACAMKNAGIGVGLPDIGRCRLTIIDGKVKVRTSAACIGQGVATVCQQMVCETTGITPDLVVVEAPDTHVTPNSGTTTASRQTVFTGEATRQAALALKKELENKSLQELEGWDHYTEYSGITDKMGSDKPNPVSHVAYGYATQIVVLDENGKVTKVAAAHDVGKAINPKALEGQIEGGVVMGLGFALTEIMPIVNGVPKVKFGTLGLFRSTNVPEIESIIVEKNKAELAYGAKGVGEITVIPTGPAVQNAYYKYDGVFRTSLPLEKTAYKK; this is encoded by the coding sequence ATCTTTTAGATTTTCTAAGAGATGATCTAGGGCTTATATCTGTAAAAGATGGTTGTAAAGAAGGAGCTTGTGGAACATGTACAATACTTGTAGATGGAAAAGCTATGAAATCTTGTATCTTCACAACTAAAAAGATAGCTAATAAAGAAATTACAACAATAGAAGGTTTTACCTCTAGAGAAAAAGAAGTTTTTGCATATGCATTTACTGAATGTGGTGCAGTACAATGCGGATTTTGTATACCTGGAATGGTAATAGCTGCAAAAGCTCTTTTCTTAAAAACTTTGGACCCTACTAAAGAAGAAGTAAAAAAAGCATTGGTAGGAAATATATGTAGATGTACTGGATATAAAAAAATAGAAGAAGCTATTATGCTAGCTGCTAAAATTTTTAGAGAGAATATTCCAGTTCCTAAAAGAGAATGTAAAGGACTTATAGGAACAAATGTACATAGAGTAGATGCTCAAGCAAAAACACTAGGAACAGCTAAATATGCTGAAGATTATAGTGTTGATGGAATGTGCTTTGCTAGTGCTGTAAGAAGTAAATATCCAAGAGCAAGAGTAATATCTATAGATTATTCAGAAGCATTAAAATTAGATGGAGTTATTGGAGTATTAACAGCTAAAGATGTTCCAGGAAAAAATAATATTGGACACTTAGAATTTATTTCAGATTGGGATGGATTTATTCCAGAAGGAGAGATCACAAGATATATTGGAGATTCAATAGCCTTAGTAGTAGCTAAAGATAAAAAAACACTAGCTAAAGCAAAAGAATTAGTTCATGTAGAATATGAAGAACTTCCAGGACTATTTACTCCAGAAGAAGCTATGGCAGATGGAGCACCTCTTATTCATAGTAAGCCTAATAACATATTAGTTAAAGAGATATTAAAAAGAGGTAATTCTGAAGAGGCAATTAAAAATTCTAAATATGTTGTGACAAATACATATTATACTCCTGCTACAGAACATGCTTATCTTGAGCCTGAATGTGCATTAGCAATACCAACTGAAGATGGAGTGCAACTATACACATCAAGTCAATCTGTTTTTGATGAACAAAGAGAAGTTTCTAGATTTTTAGGGTTAGAAAGAGAACAAGTAAGAGTAATAGCAGCATATGTTGGTGGTGGATTTGGTGGTAAAGAAGATATGACAGTTCAACACCATGCAGCATTAGCAGCATTTATTTTTAAAAAACCTGTACAAGTACTTCTAACAAGACAAGAAAGTATAAATATAAGTACTAAAAGACATGCTATGAAAATAGAAATGACAACTGCTTGTGATGAAAATGGAAAACTTACAGCTATGAAAGCAAAACTATTATCTGATACAGGAGCATATGCATCACTAGGTGGACCAGTATTACAAAGAGCATGTACTCATGCGGCTGGGCCATACAACTATCAAAATATAGATATTGAAGGAATAGCAGTTTATACTAATAATCAGCCTGGAGGAGCATTTAGAGGATTTGGAGTTACGCAATCAGCCTTTGCAATTGAAGCAAATATAAATCAACTTGCGGAGTTAGTAGGAATCAGTCCTTGGGAAATCAGATATAGAAACGCTATAAGACCAGGACAAGTATTACCAAATGGACAAATAGCAGATGAAGGAACAGCTTTAGTTGAAACATTAGAAGCAGTTAAAGATGTTTATGAAAATAATAAAATAGTAGGAATTGCTTGTGCTATGAAAAATGCTGGAATTGGAGTTGGATTACCAGATATTGGTAGATGTAGATTAACTATCATAGATGGAAAAGTAAAAGTAAGAACTTCTGCAGCATGTATTGGTCAAGGAGTTGCTACAGTTTGTCAACAAATGGTATGTGAAACTACGGGAATTACACCTGATTTAGTAGTTGTAGAGGCTCCAGATACTCATGTAACGCCAAACTCTGGAACAACAACAGCATCAAGACAGACAGTATTTACTGGAGAAGCAACAAGACAGGCAGCATTAGCATTGAAAAAAGAACTTGAAAATAAGAGTTTACAAGAACTTGAAGGTTGGGACCATTACACTGAATATTCTGGAATAACAGATAAAATGGGTTCTGATAAGCCAAATCCAGTAAGTCACGTAGCTTATGGATATGCAACTCAAATAGTAGTATTAGATGAAAATGGAAAAGTTACAAAAGTTGCAGCAGCACATGATGTTGGAAAAGCAATAAATCCAAAAGCATTAGAAGGACAAATAGAAGGTGGAGTTGTAATGGGATTAGGATTTGCTCTTACTGAAATTATGCCTATAGTAAATGGAGTACCAAAGGTAAAATTTGGAACTTTAGGATTATTTAGATCAACTAATGTCCCTGAGATAGAATCTATAATAGTAGAAAAAAATAAAGCAGAATTAGCATATGGAGCAAAAGGTGTAGGAGAAATTACAGTAATACCTACAGGACCAGCTGTACAAAATGCTTATTATAAATATGACGGAGTATTTAGAACTTCATTACCATTAGAAAAAACAGCATATAAAAAATAA
- a CDS encoding RidA family protein — protein MNKVIHTEKAPAALGPYSQAIEANGMLFVSGQIPFVPETMTLVSDDVKDQTRQSLENVKAIVEAAGYSMKDVVKAGVFIKDMNDFAAINEVYAQYLGDVKPARACVEVARLPKDVKVEIEVIAVK, from the coding sequence ATGAATAAAGTAATTCACACAGAAAAAGCACCAGCAGCATTAGGACCATATTCTCAAGCAATTGAAGCAAATGGTATGTTATTTGTATCAGGACAAATTCCTTTTGTACCAGAAACAATGACTCTAGTATCTGATGATGTAAAAGATCAAACAAGACAATCTTTAGAAAATGTAAAAGCTATAGTAGAAGCTGCAGGATATTCAATGAAAGATGTAGTTAAAGCAGGAGTATTTATAAAAGATATGAATGATTTTGCTGCTATAAATGAAGTGTATGCACAATATTTAGGAGATGTAAAACCAGCTAGAGCTTGTGTTGAAGTAGCAAGACTTCCAAAAGATGTAAAAGTAGAAATAGAAGTAATAGCTGTTAAATAG